tggaaaaaatattttttcgatttaattgATGTTCATATTCAGCTTaactttgattaatttttatttaaaccctgcaaaataaatcaattaaagtCATAATCTTATAATCTATTTACATACTTAAAtccaaaaatcaaattaatatatagtcATTAAGAACAATAAAGAACatgaaaattgtatttttttgagttaattaaaattatttgatttaattttcagaACAAAAGTATTATTatcattcaaaacatctaatatcGAAGACAGTAAAATAGATCATTTAAAGTGATTTGCATGTAATTAAGTTACCTATAAAAATGAATGGACTGCCTTATTGGCCGATTGACGTATTAAtgctaaaatctaaaattaaacaacTAAATTCCGAGTcatcaataatatatttgattcaatGCATGCACCATCGTTGCACAACTCAACAATGATGTGATCGTAATGATTAGTTTTCAGCCATGACAAGACCTTCCGAAACCGAGGGCTAAATGTAACCCTCTCAAATGCCAAATTGGTGGATTTCTACAGTGAGATGATAAAGTCAAGGACTGATCGGCTTCTTTAGGTGTCAGTTtcaaggggttttttttttttcagtttctaCGGCTTTGAAGCCGAAGTAAAAGGATCAAAACTGGAACATTATTatcattcaaaacatctaaaagatgataaaatagatTATTCAGTGTAATTGACATACAATAAGATTATATGTGAAAGCGAGTATAAGTTGTTCTATTGGTTGATCGACGTAGCTaattataagataaatattaaaataacattaaataatttaaaatttatttttaaatgttaaaacaGCGTTAAACTCGAGTCTTGTCAACCCCCTAAATACGGCTTTACTCTCATCCCAATCCTCCAACCCCCGAGGTCGACTGCCGTTTTCCCAATTATTGGTAGATAATATTATTGTATTAGAACTAAATCTTTATATTATTGGGTGAATATTAAGTGATCATCTGTTCTTCCCACACGTAGCTTCAGATATTTAGCTTGGACAGCATCtcaaattatttgttatttaaatgataattttagctGGTAAAGCAGTGTCGCTTTGGCCGAGTGGTTAAGGCGTGTGCCTGCTAAGTACATGGGATTTTCCCGCGAGAGTACGAATCTCTCAGCCGACGTTAATATTTTTGTCAACCCCAGATGAGATGCCCGCCACCGGCGACGTCAGGGGTGGGTGTTGGTGTTGATGGAGCCTTCTTCGACAGTTGCGTGCTTTGGCCTCCTCTGTTGAGGTTTTCTCCCTATGTTGGCTGTGCCGGAAGTTTTGTGGTGGTTTAGCGACGGCTTCATTAGCAGCTCGTTTAGCCTCTCGAGCTTTGGCCTTCTCTGCCTTTCCCCTCTTCCTTTCTAGTGCTTCCTTAGCTTTAGCTACCTCCTCCGACCGGCGTTGGTCCTTTGATTTAGCCGCTTCATCTTCCTTACTCAATTCCTCTGCCTTCCTGTCCGATTCCTCCTCCTCTGTTCTCTTCGGCTTCTCTTCTTCCGCCTCTTTGATTTTACCCCTATTAGAAGCAGTTGCTGAAACACTTTCTGTAGGAGCAGATTGCATGAGCTTCTTTTTCTCCACAACCTTTGCCGCAAGTACCTTTTCAGCTTTTTGCCACCGCCACTTCCTCTTGTGTTCGATCTTTCGAAGTTAAGCCAGACATTGTATGATCCACGAACGCTCTTCCATTTACTGCTCGACGAATTAAAGGAGGCACTTCATCAGGACCAAGTGCACGGCCATCTAATGTCCTCAGTCTCCACAGTGTGCTCCTTTCATTGCATCTAACATATTCTTTTCGGAATTCATCGTTGTTATTCCATTAGTCCATAAATTTCTCCACCTGAGCCATCAACTGTTTAGATCAAATATTGTACAAAATTCTTGATTTGGAAGGAATAAAACAAATGCACGACCTCACCTGGTTAATACAAAAATTTTGGAGTGCCACTTTATACCCTTTCGAAGCCAACTCATTCGCTTTATTTAAATCATCCTTGTACTGCCAAAAGTGTTTATTCTGCAACATTCAAACAAGAGTAGCGTCGGCATATCTTTATCTTAGTTTATCAGTTTCGGAGAGCAATGTACTGAATCAGAACCAGAACGAAAATGCAGGTTTGTCTATGAGTCTCGGATATGATTACGTGTCCAACACGATTATGTTAATTCACTCTAAGCTTACAGAATTTAAAAGTACCTTCTCATATGATTGTTTCTTCAAACGTTGCAACTGCGCATACGCTTCTTGTTGGATGTCATTTGCAGCTTTGAACTGGTACTGCAATTCACTTAACTTTTCGGTTTCCTCATAGTATTTTCTCTTAGCTGCCTTAGTGATCGCCTCAGCGTTTTTGAGGTTGGCTTCCTTCTTTAAAGACTGTAGAAACAGAAGAATAGAATAAGCAACCAAAATATAAGtaagttgaatttttttcccTCTCGAGATTTCCATTATCATACCCAAATATTCTAGTTGGATGTTTTTTGACACAGCTCGGATTTGCATACACAGCTCGCTTTACAAGAAATGGAAGTCTTAAAAGAATAGCACATTTTCATGAAACTTTGATCATGCCCAATTGTTTCTTAATAGATTTAACGTTTCcttttgggattttgaagaaaaagtGGTATGATGTGGAATAATGAAATACTGTTGAATTTAGTTCCCATGCAAGAcatgcaaaggtggccatgcaaGGAGAAGTGGCAGCAAGCAGTCGAGCTATGAAGTGCAGAAACTGGAGCTTGAAGTTGCCTAACTACTTGTTATGTTttgattgtattttttaattattattttgtaatctagttcatGTTGAACTAAGTTGGTAAACCTTATGATGTTTTTGTTGATTGATTGACTGAAAATTAGCAAAGAAACTTAAGCAAGCTGATTAACAATTTCCAATGTAAatttagtggtgttaggtatGTCATTAGGTAATGACTTGttcattttgttgttgttatctATTATATGTAATGGCACTATGCCTTCTTGATGTAGTTAATGAAAATATCAGCTCTTTTCATTCAAAAATACTCtctcaattttttgttttctattcgCATGTGTTTCTGTTCTTGCTTCTGAGTTTGTTTCTTCAGCAAGGCTCGAGGCTTGCTATCCAAGCAAGATTGAAAACAGTCTGCTGTTGTCTCTTtgcaccaacaattggtatctaaaGCCCTTGTCTTAGTGGACCTGTTGCTTAAAATCAAGGAACCTGATGGCTTCTTCAGGATTTTCACCAGCAGCCCCACCAGTCTTCAATGGAGAAGGCTTTCACATATGGCTGGTCAAGATGAAGACTTACCTGCAGGCCTTTGACCTGTGGGAAGTTGTCAACACAGATGCTGAGCCAGCACCACTGAGGGCCAACCCCACAGTAGCTCAGATCAGACAACATGCTGATGAGAGGACCAAAAGGCACAAAGCCATGTCCTGCATCCAAAACTGTGTGTCAGATGTCATCTTCACCAGAATTATGGCCTGTGAGACTCCAAAACAGGCTTGGGACAAGCTtaaggaggagtttcaaggcaCTTTGAAAGGACAAGGCAACAAAGCACTATTGAATTTGAGAAGGATTTGAGAATcaagatgaaggaagaagaaagcaAGAAGCATGTCAGCGATAGAATTATGACAAGTGGTTAACAAAGATAAGGCTCCTTGGTGAGCACTTTGATGAGGCAAGAATTGTGGAGAAAGTCCTCCACTTTGCCCGAGAGATATGAGGCAAAGATATCCTCCTTAGAGGACTCAAGAGATCTTGCTAGCATCTCTTTGACTGAGCTAATTAACACTTTTTATGCTCAGGAACAAAGAAGAGCTAGCAGAGCTGAAGATCACCAGGAAGCTGCATTCAATACCAAGGCCAGAGAAGCCTCGAGCACCAATGCTCCAAGAGGCAAAAAGCCTTGGAAAAGCAGGTCTAAGCCTGATACTGCAAGGAGCAATGACCAGCCCTACAAACATTGCAAGGCCAGGTCATCCAGAAGACAGATGCTGGTTTAGGCCAGATGCAGTATGTCAACACTGCAAGAAGAAAGGCCATGTTGAAAGGGTTTGCAAAAACAAAACCAAGCCGAGGCAGAGTCAATTTCAACAACCAAAGGTTGAAGCTCGAGTAGCTGAGGATAGCAGTGACCAAGAAGAGCAGGTCTTTGCTATTTCTTGCTTAGCTGCTGAAAAGAAATGTTCAAAAGGCTGGTTATTGGACAGTGGTTGCACTAACCACATGTCACCAGATGCCTCCTTGTTTAAAACCTTGGATAGAAGTTGCAAACCCAAGGTCAAGGTTGGAAATGGTCAGTTCATAAGGGCTGAAGGAAGAGGAGAGGTGCTGATATGTACTCCTACAGGCAACAAAGTCATCTCAAATGTCTTGCTAGTACCTGAAATTGACAGAAACCTTCTCAGCATAGCTCAATTGCTTGAGAAGGGCTATTCTGTTGTGTTTAAGGATAAACAGTGCCACATTGCTGATCTAAGTGGATCAAGCCTTATGACAGTCACAATGACTGATAAATGCTTTGAGGTCCATTGGCCAAGTGACTCAAAGTCAGCTTACACTGCCTCTGTTGATGATTCCAAGCTTTGGCACCAAAGGCTCGGGCATGCCAACTTCAGGTCAATGGCTCGATTGGCCAAAGAAGGCCTGGTAGAGAACTTCACCAACTCAGTGGAGCATGATGATGTGTGTGAAGTGTGCCAGATAGGAAAACAGGCAAGATTACCATTCCCAAAGAAACTCAAAGATGGAGAGCCACCGAAAAATTGCAAATGGTGCACTCGATGTATGTGGACCTATGAGGATGAATCACTCAAGAATAATGTATTTCATCctattcattgatgattttacaaGGTTTTGCTGGATTTTCTTTCTGAAACACAAGTCCGAGGTAGCTCAAgtgtttgtgaagtttaaaGCTACTGTAGAGACGTAAACAAAGTTGCAAGTCAAATCAATAAGGATGCATAATGGCATGAGTACACTTCACTCGATTTCAAGCCATTTGCAATGATGTTGTATCAAACACCAGCTTACAAATGTCTACACACCTCAGCAGAATGGGGTAGCTGAAAGAAAGAACAGAAGTCTGATGGATATGGTAAGATGTCTCCTGTTTGAGAAGAAACTGCCCAAGACCATGTGGGCTGAGGCAGTAAACACTGCTGTTTACCTTCAGAATAGGCTCCCTACCAAAGCTCTTGCATCCAAGACACCTTTCGAGGCTTGGTTCGGTTTCAAGCCTTCCTTGGCACATCTGAAGGTGTTTGGTTGCCTGTGTTATGCACAAATACCAGCAGCAAAGAGAGACAAGCTCTCTGAAAGGGCTCAACCAGGTGTTCTAGTAGGCTATAGCTCATTCAAGAAGGGCTACAGGGTTTTGGATCCCTTGACAAACAAAGTCCAGGTGAGCAGAGATGTCATCTTTGATGAAAAAGCCTGCTGGAATTGGGAGAAAATGAGCGAGCGGCTTTGAAGACCGGTGCCTAATCAAGCTGAACTTGAGCAGCTAGGACCTGAAATGGATGTTGATGATGTGCCTGTGAAAGGCACAAGGCCCCTAGATGATATATATGAAAGGGCACAGGTTGCAATAGCAGAACCTAGCAGATTTGAAGAGGCTGAGGCAAATGAAGGCTGGAAACTAGCTATGGTCGATGAAATCAACATGATTGAGAATTACCAGACATGGGAGCTAGTTGATAAACCTGCTAGAAAGAAGACCATTGGCGTAAAATGGGTCTATCGAGCAAAACAGAATGCAGATGGCAGTCTGAACAAGCTAAAAGCCAGGCTTGTTGTCAAAGGTTTTAGCCAAAGGTATGGTCTGGACTACCTGGAGACATTTGCACCAGTAGCCAGGCTTGACACAGTTAGAATGATAGTTGCCTTGGCTGCTCAACATCAGTGGACCATTCATCAGCTTGATGTTAAGTCTGCATTTCTCAATGGTTTCCTGGAAGAAGAGATCTACATCGAGCAGCCTCAAGGATTTGTGATCACTGGTAAAGAACATATGGTGTACAGACTGAAAAAGGCTTTGTATGGCCTGAAACAGGCTCCTCGAGCCTGGTATGCTCAAATTGATTCTTACTTGCTCAGTTTGGAATTCGAGAGAAGTCCCAGTGAACCAACACTGTATGTGAAGAAGAACCAAGTTGAAACTCAGCTTATCCTGTCACtctattttgatgatttattggtGACTGGAGGAGACAGAAGAATACTGGaagatttcaaaagaaaaatgatggaaatgtttgaaatgtctgaTTTAGGCAGAATGAACTACTTCCTTGGAATGGAAGTGAAGCAAACAACAAAGGGAATCTTTCTTAGTCAAAGTTCTTTTACTATGAAGATCCTGGATAAGTTCTCTATGAAGAACTGCAAGCCAACAAGAACACCAATGGCTGTTGGAGTGAAGCTTTCGAGGCAAGGGAGTGGTGAACCAATTTGCGAGACTATATACAAAAGTCTCATTGGTAGTCTGTTGTATTTGACTGCAACAAGACCCGATATCATGTTTGCTGTTAGTGTGCTATCCAGATACATGAATTGCTGCAATGATCAGCACTTTCAAGCAGCTAAAAGAGTGCTAAGATACATCAAAGGCACCATTGATCATGGTGTATTGTTCAAAAGGGCTGAAAACATGAAGCTGATAGGCTATGTTGATAGTGACTGGGCTGGATCTTGTGATGACATGAAGAGCACATCTGGATATGCATTTAGTCTTGGCTCAGGCATGTTTTGCTGGAGTTCTAAAAAGCAAAGTCTGGTAGCATAGTCAACAGCAGAAGCTGAATATGTTGCTGCTGCATCTGCTGTAAATCAAGCCATATGGCTTAGAAAAATCCTAGTTGATTTGAACCAAAATCAAGGAAAGGCAACAGAGATTTACTATGACAACAAATctgctgttgcaattgcaaagaatccTATCTTTCATGGCAGAACAAAGCACTTCAACATCAAGCTACATGTCATAAGGGAGATGGAGCAAGCTCATGAAATCGAGCTGGTTCATTGCAATTCAGAAGAGCAAATTGCTGATATCTTTACAAAGGCACTCAATGtgtctaaatttgttaaattaagaaGGCAATTAGGTGTAACTAGCATGGAAactaaggaggagtgttgaattTAGTTCCCATGCAAGAcatgcaaaggtggccatgcaaGGAGAAGTGGCAGCAAGCAGTCAAGCTATGAAGTGCAGAAACTGGAGCTTGAAGTTGCCTAACTACTTGTTATGTTttgattgtattttttaattattattttgtaatctagttcatGTTGAACTAAGTTGGTAAACCTTATGATGTTTTTGTTGATTGATTGACTGAAAATTAGCAAAGAAACTTAAGCAAGCTGATTAACAATTTCCAATGTAAatttagtggtgttaggtatGTCATTAGGTAATGACTTGttcattttgttgttgttatctATTATATGTAATGGCACTATGCCTTCTTGATGTAGTTAATGAAAATATCAGCTCTTTTCATTCAAAAATACTCtctcaattttttgttttctattcgCATGTGTTTCTGTTCTTGCTTCTGAGTTTGTTTCTTCAGCAAGGCTCGAGGCTTGCTATCCAAGCAAGATTGAAAACAGTCTGCTGTTGTCTCTTTGCACCAACAAATACTTTTTGTTGACAGTTGTGTAAGTTGTGAATGgattgttgaattttttgttcaatCCATAGCAACCTTtacaataaaaaggaaaaacatttctattttaaatgaCAGTTAGATTTTAGTGCTCAAAATGGTTAAATTCTTGATGGTTTTGCCAATTGGCGACCTAAGATTTCCATGATTAGATGTTGGAGTTTTGGCagcaaaacaaaagcaaaaacaaaagagagCAGAAGCAAAATGGAGAGGAAAGAGTTTGAACAAGAAGATAACTGAAAATTCTCattgatttcattaaaaaattgaaaatatatgtaagttGCATGATAATTGGACAGTTACCTAATGACATAACTGCTCCCACTAATACATGACTAATACTAAATTTGAATTACACACAAAAGTAAGCTGACATATCAGCTAGCtattacatcaaattcaaatcaaaatctaatccTACTAACTTTGTGGACAAATTACAAGGAAACTAAGTAAAGTTACGTAggaacaaaatgaacaaaatgaactAAAGAAGCTATTGCATTCGGTTCAACTCCGACGCTTATCTTCATGTTGAGCTGCTGCTAGTCTCCATGCTGAACTGCTGCTGGTCTCTTGTTGCATTGCAGACCAATGCTCAACATTTGTGATGTGGGTTAAAATTTTTCTGGTTTTGtagggaaaattttggttgatAATTTTGTAATGAGAATGCTTACCATTCAATGCACTTTAATTTAAGAAGTATAAGTTACATGGATAGTTTATTTAAAGGTAAACTCACAGCTTATCAAAATCAAGGCTTTAGCCGACCAAAGTCGGCAACTTAGAGTACTAGATATTTAGGTTTTAACcctttttatatagttttaaaacCTAGGCCATATCACCTAGATAATTAAACCAAGAAAATATCCTAAAAAGGTGAAACATATAGAAAGAGAACAATAATGGAGGAAGCATAGTTATCTAgctgaaattttggttttgctATTTTTTCTAATGCTCTACTTTGCAAAGTTGACAGCCAATGAGCATGGTGTTACCTGGTGTCGTTGGATTCAAGCTATCTGGCAAATTGCGTGATGGTGTCACGGCCACCGACTTGGTTTTGACCATGACACAGATGTTGAGGAAACATGGTGTTGTTGGCAAATTTGTTGAGTTTTACGGTTTGTTCTCTTATCACAAGTCTATCAAcagagatatatatatatttaccattATTATCCAATGTACATGCCTTCatcatcatttattatttttaatttgcatGTCGGTGAGGGAATGGGTGAATTATCATTGGCTGATCGAGCCACAATAGCAAATATGTCGCCTGAATATGGAGCAACCATGGGCTTTTTCCCTGTAGATCATGTAACACTGCAGTATCTTAAGCTAACTGGTAGAAGTGATGAGACAG
This sequence is a window from Gossypium raimondii isolate GPD5lz chromosome 5, ASM2569854v1, whole genome shotgun sequence. Protein-coding genes within it:
- the LOC105768440 gene encoding proton pump-interactor 1-like; the encoded protein is MCYSFKTSISCKASCSLKKEANLKNAEAITKAAKRKYYEETEKLSELQYQFKAANDIQQEAYAQLQRLKKQSYEKNKHFWQYKDDLNKANELASKGYKVALQNFCINQIEHKRKWRWQKAEKVLAAKVVEKKKLMQSAPTESVSATASNRGKIKEAEEEKPKRTEEEESDRKAEELSKEDEAAKSKDQRRSEEVAKAKEALERKRGKAEKAKAREAKRAANEAVAKPPQNFRHSQHREKTSTEEAKARNCRRRLHQHQHPPLTSPVAGISSGVDKNINVG
- the LOC128041158 gene encoding uncharacterized protein LOC128041158, translating into MRNKEELAELKITRKLHSIPRPEKPRAPMLQEAKSLGKAGLSLILQGAMTSPTNIARPGHPEDRCWFRPDAVCQHCKKKGHVERVCKNKTKPRQSQFQQPKVEARVAEDSSDQEEQVFAISCLAAEKKCSKGWLLDSGCTNHMSPDASLFKTLDRSCKPKVKVGNGQFIRAEGRGEVLICTPTGNKVISNVLLVPEIDRNLLSIAQLLEKGYSVVFKDKQCHIADLSGSSLMTVTMTDKCFEVHWPSDSKSAYTASVDDSKLWHQRLGHANFRSMARLAKEGLVENFTNSVEHDDVCEVCQIGKQARLPFPKKLKDGEPPKNCKWCTRCMWTYEDESLKNNLTNVYTPQQNGVAERKNRSLMDMVRCLLFEKKLPKTMWAEAVNTAVYLQNRLPTKALASKTPFEAWFGFKPSLAHLKVFGCLCYAQIPAAKRDKLSERAQPGVLVGYSSFKKGYRVLDPLTNKVQVSRDVIFDEKACWNWEKMSERL